A stretch of the Cumulibacter soli genome encodes the following:
- a CDS encoding PQQ-binding-like beta-propeller repeat protein: MKFGGDTAVLARAQTMFSTMSVGTALGIGACVAAIALAFLLDTDAAATWFGPGWVIVPALAILLLLLPGTRASRIAALGLGVAVLAACGWFAVNGFRTGTPGEAFGSLTVCALVATGTTTWSLTRSSARTRPSGLARLSERSAGPLAVIVAGASLLTGIGVLFGPVWKYQTEVSNTAPRAEIAHIPGVPASSLWTAQTTDSGSSIGPREDQVVAAGAGFVTIADYPQAPSQRVLAVDGATGEVRWQYALDGAHPRSIAASADGAHVIVSFAPGGTQVSPVHRLVVLDAMTGERTADLIASRYVDADLMSVTATKLVLPMAELGTGSDSTALVGIDLTSGEIRWEALPPQGCTWVSQRAAAINDASVQAVSCSDSARVITVADEDGTFRWQHTVEAPQNTAAIGLLTAGADDSVITSRLELAGQPAQVAVLSAASGHVVLELPSSAYPRDTGALLAVPSTDGESMSILGPDSAATIAYPNTLCGDDYVAATSTYEAIIGTCTDLDGTSAVVAVPLDGSLAAVVATDSAPSLLLAIPGGLLVASGEPDGTRYEVFG, translated from the coding sequence ATGAAATTCGGAGGCGATACGGCTGTGCTTGCACGCGCGCAGACGATGTTCTCAACGATGTCGGTGGGTACGGCGCTAGGCATTGGGGCGTGTGTTGCTGCGATCGCGTTGGCGTTTCTGCTCGATACTGACGCCGCGGCCACGTGGTTCGGTCCCGGGTGGGTCATCGTTCCGGCGCTCGCCATCCTGCTCCTGCTCCTGCCCGGCACGCGGGCGAGCCGCATCGCCGCCCTGGGCCTCGGCGTTGCGGTGCTGGCGGCGTGCGGGTGGTTCGCCGTTAACGGTTTTCGCACCGGCACTCCTGGTGAAGCGTTCGGTTCGCTCACGGTGTGCGCGCTGGTGGCGACGGGGACGACAACATGGAGTCTCACACGTTCGTCCGCGCGAACGCGACCATCCGGACTTGCGCGCTTGTCCGAAAGATCTGCCGGTCCCCTGGCAGTTATCGTGGCGGGCGCATCGCTCCTGACGGGCATCGGCGTTCTATTCGGTCCCGTGTGGAAATACCAGACTGAAGTCTCGAACACTGCGCCACGCGCCGAGATCGCACATATCCCTGGCGTCCCCGCATCGTCACTGTGGACCGCGCAGACCACCGATTCCGGATCGAGCATCGGCCCCCGCGAGGACCAGGTGGTTGCCGCGGGTGCTGGATTCGTGACGATCGCTGACTATCCACAGGCGCCATCGCAGCGAGTCCTCGCGGTGGACGGCGCCACGGGTGAGGTGCGATGGCAGTACGCATTGGACGGCGCGCACCCCCGCTCGATCGCCGCGAGCGCGGACGGTGCGCACGTCATCGTGAGTTTCGCACCGGGCGGCACACAGGTCTCGCCGGTGCACCGGCTGGTCGTGCTGGATGCGATGACTGGCGAGCGCACCGCTGACCTGATCGCGAGCCGGTACGTGGACGCCGATCTGATGTCGGTGACCGCGACGAAACTCGTGTTGCCCATGGCAGAACTAGGCACCGGATCCGATTCGACGGCGCTGGTCGGCATTGACCTGACCTCGGGCGAGATCAGGTGGGAGGCCCTCCCACCGCAGGGATGCACCTGGGTATCGCAGCGAGCGGCTGCGATAAATGACGCCTCCGTACAGGCAGTAAGTTGCTCAGATTCTGCCCGGGTGATCACCGTGGCCGACGAGGACGGCACGTTCCGTTGGCAACACACCGTCGAGGCGCCGCAGAACACTGCGGCCATCGGGCTACTCACGGCAGGTGCAGACGACTCGGTGATCACTAGCCGGCTCGAATTGGCCGGTCAGCCCGCTCAGGTCGCTGTCCTGAGCGCGGCCTCCGGGCACGTTGTACTCGAACTGCCTTCCTCTGCGTATCCGCGCGACACCGGTGCCCTGCTGGCCGTCCCGTCGACCGATGGCGAGTCGATGTCGATCCTGGGTCCTGACAGTGCGGCGACCATCGCGTACCCGAACACGTTGTGCGGGGACGATTATGTCGCCGCTACGTCGACGTACGAGGCGATCATCGGAACGTGCACTGACCTCGATGGGACGAGCGCCGTGGTGGCTGTTCCGCTCGATGGCTCGCTGGCCGCAGTGGTAGCGACGGATTCGGCCCCATCCTTGCTACTTGCCATTCCCGGCGGGCTATTGGTCGCATCGGGCGAGCCGGACGGTACCCGGTACGAGGTGTTCGGCTGA
- the thrB gene encoding homoserine kinase: MVAGKITAQIPATTANLGPGFDCMGLALNIHDTVSVEAASGEGDEIIVTGVGADTLPRDRTHMVLGTMRDLFEAQRWDIGPVRLTCENRIPHGQGLGSSASAIVAGLFVGKAYAAEAGYDVSTADLLQIGSDIDGHPDNVAPCLNGGLNVSWEDDGVWGVAHLDPHPEIHAILAIPSAVLSTSVARGLIPQTVSHRDAVRNSARAALCIHAFTADPSLLLPATADYLHQGYRAAAYQDSYDLMQRLRAEGVAAAISGAGPAVVMFTTEDVSERLAAAVAASPVHFEIVDAGIDLRGARLI; this comes from the coding sequence ATGGTGGCAGGCAAGATCACTGCGCAGATCCCTGCGACCACGGCCAACCTCGGTCCGGGGTTTGACTGCATGGGCCTCGCGCTGAACATTCATGACACCGTGAGCGTCGAGGCCGCCTCCGGTGAGGGGGACGAGATTATCGTCACGGGTGTCGGCGCCGATACCCTGCCGCGCGATCGCACGCACATGGTGCTCGGCACGATGCGCGACCTGTTCGAAGCGCAGCGTTGGGATATTGGTCCGGTGCGGCTCACCTGCGAGAACCGGATCCCGCATGGGCAGGGCCTAGGATCCTCGGCGTCCGCGATCGTAGCCGGCCTGTTCGTGGGCAAGGCGTACGCCGCCGAAGCCGGATACGACGTGAGCACTGCGGACCTGCTGCAGATCGGCAGCGACATCGATGGGCACCCCGACAACGTCGCCCCGTGCCTTAACGGCGGGTTGAACGTGTCCTGGGAGGATGACGGTGTCTGGGGGGTCGCGCACCTCGATCCGCATCCAGAGATCCACGCTATATTAGCGATCCCGAGCGCCGTATTGTCTACCTCCGTGGCCCGCGGGCTGATCCCGCAGACCGTTTCGCACCGCGACGCCGTCCGCAATAGCGCACGCGCAGCGTTGTGCATTCACGCCTTTACCGCCGACCCGTCGCTGTTGTTGCCGGCTACCGCGGACTACCTGCATCAGGGGTACCGGGCGGCGGCTTACCAGGACAGTTATGACCTGATGCAGAGACTGCGTGCCGAAGGTGTCGCTGCGGCCATCTCCGGGGCGGGTCCGGCGGTGGTCATGTTCACCACCGAAGACGTGTCCGAGCGGCTCGCCGCGGCTGTGGCCGCGTCGCCGGTGCACTTCGAGATTGTCGATGCGGGAATTGATTTGCGCGGCGCTCGGTTGATTTAG
- the thrC gene encoding threonine synthase, whose amino-acid sequence MATPTWRGLIEEYREWLPVDDDTPVVTLLEGGTPLVPAPALSERTGCDVYLKVEGANPTGSFKDRGMTMAMSKAKQSGAQAVICASTGNTSASAAAYAARGGLTCAVLVPAGKIAMGKMAQAVMHGARLLEVDGNFDDCLNLAEKLTQDYPVALVNSINPDRIEGQKTASFEIVDNLGDAPDIHCLPVGNAGNITAYWKGYTEYAAAGRSTKTPRMFGFQAAGSAPLVLGHVVENPETIATAIRIGNPASWAKAIDARDASGGQIDSVTDSEILDAYRLLASTDAVFVEPASAASVAGLLKAHGEGKIDSGQRIVCTVTGNGLKDPDNALANAPTPTRISVDAALAATKLGLG is encoded by the coding sequence ATGGCCACCCCGACCTGGCGCGGACTCATCGAGGAGTACCGCGAATGGCTTCCCGTCGACGACGACACGCCCGTTGTCACGCTTCTCGAGGGCGGTACGCCGCTAGTGCCGGCGCCCGCACTATCCGAGCGCACTGGGTGCGACGTGTACCTGAAAGTCGAGGGCGCGAACCCGACCGGCTCCTTCAAGGACCGCGGGATGACGATGGCGATGAGCAAGGCCAAGCAGTCCGGGGCGCAGGCCGTGATCTGCGCATCGACCGGCAACACCAGCGCGTCTGCTGCGGCGTACGCCGCCCGCGGCGGGCTGACCTGCGCGGTCCTGGTGCCGGCCGGCAAGATCGCGATGGGCAAGATGGCGCAGGCCGTCATGCACGGCGCGCGGTTGCTGGAGGTCGACGGCAACTTCGACGACTGCCTGAACCTGGCAGAAAAGCTCACTCAGGACTACCCGGTGGCGCTCGTGAACTCGATCAACCCCGACCGGATCGAGGGCCAGAAGACGGCCTCGTTCGAGATCGTCGACAACCTGGGCGACGCGCCCGATATCCACTGCCTGCCGGTGGGTAACGCGGGCAACATCACGGCGTACTGGAAGGGGTACACCGAGTACGCGGCGGCGGGGCGCAGCACGAAGACGCCGCGCATGTTCGGCTTCCAAGCCGCCGGTTCGGCGCCGCTTGTGCTGGGTCATGTCGTGGAGAACCCGGAGACGATCGCGACCGCGATCCGCATCGGTAATCCGGCGTCCTGGGCTAAAGCGATCGACGCGCGCGACGCCAGCGGGGGACAAATCGACTCGGTCACCGACTCCGAGATACTCGACGCGTACCGCCTGCTGGCCAGCACCGACGCGGTTTTCGTCGAGCCTGCATCCGCGGCGAGCGTCGCGGGTCTGCTCAAGGCGCACGGCGAGGGCAAGATCGACTCCGGCCAGAGGATCGTGTGCACGGTAACCGGCAACGGACTGAAGGATCCGGATAACGCGCTAGCGAATGCGCCGACGCCGACCCGGATCAGCGTCGACGCCGCCCTCGCCGCGACGAAGCTCGGCCTCGGTTAG
- a CDS encoding homoserine dehydrogenase: MSTPIKVALLGCGTVGSEVVRLITEQSDDLTARIGAPLQIVGIAVRRPERHPDVSPELLTTDVDALLAKDIDVVVEVIGGIEPVKSWLLRALGAGVSVVSANKALVAEAGDELQAAAAAGGADLYYEAAVAGAIPILRPLSESLTGDRITQVMGIVNGTTNYILSRMDEAGSSFSEALSEATDLGYAEADPTADVDGFDAASKAAILAGIAFHSPVVAADVYREGISAVTAADVASAREMDCTIKLLAICERVPDEGGEAISVRVYPAMLPRSHPLASVGDAFNAVYVEAEAAGPLMFYGKGAGGAPTASAVLGDVVAVARNKVARSNGAQLARYAGLPVRPMGKTPTRYHVSLDVADRAGVLAAVASEFAANGVSISTVRQEGRGEDAQLVIVTHIAPDEALAATVEKLRASDLVRDVLSVMRVEGKDS; this comes from the coding sequence ATGAGTACGCCGATCAAGGTAGCCCTGTTGGGCTGCGGCACAGTCGGTAGCGAGGTCGTGCGCCTCATCACCGAACAGTCCGATGACCTGACGGCGCGCATTGGTGCCCCGCTGCAGATCGTAGGCATCGCGGTACGCCGCCCCGAGCGGCACCCGGATGTCTCACCCGAACTACTCACCACGGATGTCGACGCGTTGCTGGCAAAGGACATCGACGTCGTCGTGGAAGTCATCGGCGGTATCGAACCGGTCAAATCCTGGCTGCTGCGCGCGTTGGGCGCAGGCGTCAGCGTGGTGAGCGCGAATAAGGCACTGGTGGCCGAGGCCGGCGACGAACTCCAGGCCGCTGCGGCGGCAGGCGGAGCCGATCTCTACTACGAAGCGGCCGTGGCTGGAGCGATCCCGATTCTGCGTCCGCTGAGCGAATCGTTGACCGGTGACCGCATCACCCAGGTGATGGGCATCGTGAATGGCACGACCAACTACATCCTGTCGAGGATGGACGAGGCCGGTTCGAGTTTCAGCGAAGCACTTTCCGAGGCTACCGATCTCGGCTATGCAGAGGCGGATCCGACGGCGGATGTCGATGGCTTCGACGCCGCATCCAAGGCCGCGATCCTCGCAGGAATAGCGTTCCACTCGCCCGTGGTCGCCGCCGACGTCTACCGCGAAGGCATTTCGGCGGTCACCGCAGCGGACGTCGCCAGCGCCCGCGAGATGGATTGCACGATCAAACTCCTCGCGATCTGTGAACGCGTACCGGACGAGGGCGGCGAGGCCATATCGGTTCGTGTCTATCCGGCGATGCTGCCGCGCTCGCACCCGCTGGCCAGCGTCGGCGACGCGTTCAATGCCGTGTACGTCGAAGCCGAGGCGGCCGGGCCGCTGATGTTCTACGGCAAGGGGGCTGGCGGTGCACCGACCGCCTCTGCGGTGCTCGGTGATGTGGTTGCGGTCGCGCGGAACAAGGTCGCGCGCTCCAACGGCGCGCAGCTGGCTCGGTACGCCGGGCTGCCGGTGCGCCCGATGGGCAAGACCCCGACGCGCTACCACGTGAGTCTGGACGTTGCCGACCGCGCTGGTGTGCTGGCCGCCGTGGCCAGTGAGTTCGCAGCCAACGGCGTGTCCATCTCCACCGTTCGACAAGAAGGCCGCGGTGAGGACGCTCAACTCGTGATCGTCACCCACATTGCCCCGGACGAAGCGCTGGCCGCCACTGTAGAGAAATTGCGAGCATCGGACTTGGTGCGCGACGTACTCAGCGTCATGCGCGTCGAAGGAAAGGACTCCTAG
- a CDS encoding ABC transporter ATP-binding protein — protein MSLRGVAVAGLARPVSFDLGAGECLAVVDADTECRTALLHAIAHPAAVPEGTVRAPVAAAVWHRDDLIDTAAVRDSMMRELAQHRSMRTPHAVLEEIGLAHRIDHEPWAMSQGERRQIAIATAFAGDASLVVLDEPERGLDSRAMRWLSRTISSALESGRVVVLATFNDLLADACADFVVDDLDSLGLER, from the coding sequence GTGAGCCTCCGGGGCGTTGCGGTAGCCGGGCTTGCGCGGCCTGTCTCATTCGACCTCGGAGCGGGTGAATGCCTCGCTGTGGTTGATGCAGATACCGAGTGCCGTACGGCGCTGCTGCACGCCATCGCCCACCCCGCTGCGGTTCCGGAAGGCACCGTGCGGGCGCCGGTTGCCGCGGCCGTATGGCATCGAGACGACCTTATCGATACCGCCGCGGTGCGCGACTCGATGATGCGCGAACTCGCGCAACACCGCTCGATGAGGACTCCGCACGCCGTGCTGGAGGAGATCGGACTCGCGCACCGCATAGATCACGAGCCCTGGGCGATGTCGCAGGGTGAGCGCCGTCAAATAGCGATCGCGACCGCGTTCGCCGGGGATGCATCCTTGGTCGTCCTCGACGAGCCCGAGCGCGGACTGGACTCGAGGGCCATGAGGTGGCTCAGTAGGACGATCTCGAGTGCGCTCGAGAGCGGTCGGGTGGTCGTTCTGGCGACGTTCAACGACCTGCTCGCGGACGCATGCGCCGATTTCGTTGTCGACGACCTGGACAGCCTGGGCCTCGAGAGGTAA
- a CDS encoding ABC transporter ATP-binding protein, whose product MTVTAHANESDHQSGRIVASGLTKIYRNKAAVNDLSFTVEPGSITGFLGPNGAGKSTTMRMLLGLSTPTRGSSTINGVAYADLADPTSVVGSVLDPRFHPGRTGRDHLRIYCAAAKLPDKRADEVLHMVGLDNAANRRTGGYSLGMRQRLGLATALLGDPRILLLDEPANGLDPEGIAWLRRFLQHLAAEGRTILVSSHILQEVEQTVDRVIIIARGELVREGTVAELAGSIQPTTIVRSPDLGTLREAYERAFPGAVEAVDDFLRVTGPPTAALGEIAFQTGTMLHELTDDKKDLEYLYFQLTGGLGEYETDDPAASGEVHP is encoded by the coding sequence GTGACTGTTACCGCACACGCTAACGAGTCCGACCATCAATCCGGCCGCATTGTCGCCTCTGGTCTCACGAAGATCTACCGGAACAAAGCTGCGGTCAACGACCTGAGTTTCACCGTCGAGCCTGGCTCGATCACCGGATTTCTGGGACCGAACGGGGCCGGGAAATCAACCACGATGCGCATGCTGCTCGGCCTCTCCACGCCGACGCGGGGCTCGTCCACGATCAATGGCGTCGCGTACGCCGACCTGGCGGACCCGACGAGCGTGGTGGGCTCGGTACTCGATCCACGTTTCCATCCGGGCCGCACGGGGCGCGACCACCTGCGTATCTATTGTGCGGCGGCAAAACTCCCCGACAAACGCGCCGACGAAGTACTGCACATGGTCGGTTTGGACAACGCCGCGAATCGGCGAACCGGCGGCTACTCGCTGGGTATGCGCCAGCGTCTGGGTCTCGCTACCGCGCTTCTGGGCGACCCGCGCATCCTGCTGCTGGACGAGCCGGCGAACGGGCTTGACCCGGAGGGCATCGCCTGGTTACGGCGCTTCCTGCAGCATCTCGCAGCCGAGGGCCGCACCATCCTGGTGTCCAGCCACATCCTGCAGGAGGTCGAACAGACGGTCGACCGCGTCATCATCATCGCGCGCGGCGAACTCGTCCGCGAAGGCACCGTGGCCGAACTCGCCGGCTCAATTCAGCCGACCACGATCGTGCGCTCCCCCGACCTGGGCACGCTGCGTGAAGCGTACGAACGCGCGTTCCCCGGTGCGGTCGAGGCCGTGGACGATTTCCTGCGTGTGACCGGACCGCCGACTGCGGCGCTGGGCGAGATCGCCTTCCAAACCGGCACCATGCTGCACGAGCTCACCGACGATAAGAAGGACCTCGAGTACCTCTACTTCCAGCTCACCGGAGGACTCGGCGAGTACGAGACGGACGACCCTGCTGCTAGCGGAGAGGTACACCCGTGA
- the argS gene encoding arginine--tRNA ligase, with protein MTPEELSAVIQAALRSLVERGDLTVDVPDDIVVQRPRQSGHGDFATNVAMRLAKPAGKPPRDVAELIAAELQRHEAIAGVEVAGPGFLNITLSSASLGALAGAIIAAGEAYGRNETMSGKRINLEFVSANPTGPVTLASARWAAVGDALVRIMRACGADVASEYYFNDAGSQIDRFAASVYASARGAQIPEDGYHGAYIADVAAHVRDEVPGVLDQPEEAALETFRTVGIQRMFADIRQALSAFGVEFDRFFNERELHDDGDVNGAIDKLRELGHIYEQDDAVWLRTTTFGDDKDRVLIRGGGAPTYFAADVAYYANKRSRGFEKAMLILGADHHGYIGRMRAMAAALGDDPDENLEILIGQMVTLSRDGETVKMSKRAGNVVTLDDLVAAVGNDAGRYVMARSSMDSTMDIDLGLWERKTSDNPVFYVQYAHARLSSLQRNAADLGIARGESYDASVLSHEKEVALLTTLAGYPRIVAGAGELREVHRIARYAETLAAAYHKFYDSCRVLPASGEEPDEVTTARLWLCEATRVVLANALGLLGVSAPQQM; from the coding sequence GTGACCCCCGAAGAGCTTTCCGCTGTGATCCAGGCCGCACTGCGCTCGCTAGTCGAGCGCGGCGACCTCACCGTCGACGTACCGGACGACATCGTCGTGCAGCGACCGCGTCAGTCCGGGCACGGCGATTTCGCGACCAACGTCGCTATGCGTCTGGCGAAGCCGGCGGGCAAGCCGCCGCGTGATGTGGCGGAGTTGATTGCCGCCGAACTCCAGCGGCACGAGGCAATCGCGGGCGTAGAGGTGGCCGGGCCGGGCTTCCTGAACATCACGCTGAGTTCGGCGAGCCTCGGCGCGCTCGCGGGCGCCATCATCGCCGCCGGCGAGGCATACGGGCGCAACGAAACGATGTCGGGGAAGCGGATCAACCTCGAATTCGTGTCGGCGAACCCCACCGGTCCAGTCACGCTCGCTTCGGCGCGGTGGGCGGCGGTGGGGGATGCGTTGGTGCGCATCATGCGCGCCTGTGGTGCGGACGTCGCTTCGGAGTACTACTTCAACGACGCCGGATCCCAGATCGATCGATTCGCCGCGTCCGTCTACGCCTCCGCGCGAGGCGCGCAGATCCCCGAGGACGGCTATCACGGCGCGTACATCGCCGATGTCGCCGCGCATGTACGTGATGAAGTGCCCGGCGTCCTGGACCAACCCGAAGAGGCGGCCCTCGAAACCTTCCGCACGGTTGGCATCCAGCGAATGTTCGCCGACATCCGCCAGGCGTTGTCGGCCTTCGGTGTGGAGTTCGATCGATTCTTCAACGAGCGCGAACTGCACGATGATGGCGACGTGAACGGCGCGATCGACAAACTGCGCGAACTCGGGCACATCTATGAGCAGGACGACGCCGTGTGGCTGCGCACCACAACGTTCGGTGACGACAAGGACCGTGTGCTGATCCGTGGCGGCGGAGCCCCGACGTACTTCGCCGCAGACGTTGCCTATTACGCGAACAAGCGTTCGCGAGGCTTTGAGAAGGCGATGCTTATTCTCGGGGCCGACCACCACGGCTATATCGGCCGCATGCGGGCGATGGCGGCCGCCCTCGGCGACGATCCAGACGAGAATCTAGAAATTCTGATTGGCCAGATGGTCACGCTCAGCCGCGACGGCGAGACGGTCAAGATGAGCAAACGCGCCGGGAACGTCGTAACGCTCGATGATCTAGTCGCCGCCGTTGGCAACGATGCCGGACGCTACGTGATGGCCCGATCCTCGATGGATTCCACCATGGACATCGATCTAGGCCTGTGGGAACGCAAGACCTCCGACAACCCGGTCTTCTACGTGCAATACGCGCACGCCCGGCTTTCCTCGCTGCAACGCAACGCGGCCGACCTGGGCATCGCCCGCGGCGAGTCGTACGACGCCTCCGTATTGAGCCACGAGAAGGAGGTCGCATTACTGACCACCCTCGCCGGCTACCCGCGGATCGTGGCTGGAGCGGGCGAGTTGCGGGAAGTTCATCGCATCGCGCGATACGCCGAGACCCTCGCAGCGGCGTACCACAAGTTCTACGATTCCTGTCGCGTGTTACCAGCTAGCGGTGAGGAGCCCGACGAGGTGACCACCGCACGGCTTTGGTTATGCGAGGCCACGCGCGTCGTACTCGCGAACGCGCTCGGCCTGCTGGGTGTCTCGGCCCCGCAGCAGATGTAG
- the lysA gene encoding diaminopimelate decarboxylase, with protein MHAHPAGPLHGGLQVPDGLPPRPEDVNAIDAQVWPAGAHRRDGVLVLGGAGVTDLAAQYGTPAYFLDEADFRGRSRDYQASFAGMDVFYAGKSFLSSQVVRWLDEDGLGLDVASGGELELALRSGFPPARIALHGNNKSVAELIRAVEAGVGRIIVDSLDEIARLAPIAAERGIVQPVQVRVTVGVEAHTHEFIATAHEDQKFGFSISGGAASRAVAAVLAESSLSLIGLHSHIGSQIFDMSGFGVAARRVVELLAEIRDTHGIELQEIDLGGGLGIAYTADDDPLRPQDVAESLRGIVEAECAAAALSSTPRISVEPGRAISGPPTITLYEVGTVKPVQLDKGTRLYVSVDGGMSDNIRTALYDAQYTCVLANRLSEVPAVAARIVGKHCESGDIVVRDLWLPGDVQPGDLLAVAATGAYCRAMASNYNLLTKPPVVAVKDGVGTVLMRRETLEDIFSLDVGLQPDHSSKEAQ; from the coding sequence ATGCACGCACACCCCGCTGGTCCGCTGCACGGCGGACTGCAGGTTCCGGACGGTCTCCCGCCGCGACCCGAGGACGTCAACGCAATCGATGCGCAGGTCTGGCCGGCCGGTGCGCACCGTCGAGACGGCGTACTTGTCCTAGGTGGTGCTGGCGTCACCGATCTCGCAGCGCAGTACGGCACCCCGGCGTACTTCTTGGATGAGGCCGACTTTCGCGGTCGTAGTCGCGATTATCAGGCGTCATTCGCGGGGATGGATGTCTTCTATGCGGGCAAATCCTTCCTCAGCTCTCAGGTTGTCCGTTGGCTCGACGAAGACGGACTCGGTCTGGATGTCGCCTCTGGCGGCGAACTGGAGCTCGCGCTACGCAGCGGGTTTCCGCCGGCACGGATCGCGCTGCACGGAAACAACAAGTCCGTAGCTGAACTCATACGCGCCGTCGAGGCCGGGGTCGGCCGCATCATCGTGGACTCGCTCGATGAGATCGCCCGCCTCGCGCCGATCGCGGCCGAGCGCGGCATCGTGCAGCCCGTTCAAGTACGGGTCACTGTTGGCGTTGAGGCCCATACGCACGAGTTCATTGCCACCGCGCACGAGGATCAGAAATTTGGGTTCTCGATCTCCGGTGGTGCCGCGTCCCGCGCGGTCGCCGCCGTGCTCGCCGAATCATCGCTGAGCCTCATCGGATTGCACAGTCATATCGGATCTCAGATCTTCGATATGTCAGGGTTCGGAGTAGCCGCGCGGCGAGTTGTCGAACTGCTCGCCGAGATTCGTGACACCCATGGAATCGAACTCCAGGAGATCGACCTTGGTGGCGGACTGGGCATCGCCTACACCGCCGACGACGACCCGCTGCGTCCTCAGGACGTCGCCGAGTCGCTGCGTGGCATCGTCGAGGCCGAATGTGCCGCGGCCGCGTTAAGCAGCACGCCGCGGATCAGTGTCGAGCCAGGGCGCGCGATCTCCGGACCGCCGACAATCACCCTCTACGAGGTTGGCACGGTCAAGCCGGTGCAACTGGACAAGGGCACACGTCTGTACGTGAGCGTTGACGGTGGAATGAGCGACAACATTCGCACCGCGTTGTACGACGCGCAATACACCTGCGTACTGGCCAACCGGCTATCCGAGGTACCTGCAGTAGCGGCGCGGATCGTCGGTAAGCACTGTGAGAGCGGCGACATTGTGGTGCGTGACCTCTGGCTACCCGGTGACGTTCAGCCCGGCGACCTGCTCGCGGTCGCGGCGACCGGCGCGTACTGCCGCGCGATGGCCAGTAATTACAACCTGCTCACAAAACCCCCGGTGGTCGCTGTCAAGGATGGTGTCGGCACCGTCCTGATGCGTCGTGAGACGCTCGAGGACATATTTTCTCTCGATGTCGGGCTGCAGCCGGATCATTCCTCGAAGGAGGCGCAATGA